The Lacrimispora xylanolytica genome has a segment encoding these proteins:
- a CDS encoding LysR family transcriptional regulator, whose protein sequence is MNLFQLEYFIVLAETLSYTKASQQLHITQPTLSKLILNLEHSIGSQLFIRNKREVKLTPTGKVFYHEIKRTLHSYDSAVKKVKDLENGTTGVISIGLLGTALVHHFPKLIKRFHELYPTIKVNPMDYTYNHIMETLISGQIDVAILPDIEIDCPPHILKKTVFTDHMCVVFPESHKFSELKSVSLTMIKDEPFIHMDPKFSRTDHNLIDNIYSKEGFSPNTVYEANSLLNMMLMVDCQIGISLLASHMKQFANDTVRFVPLTGFEDYFKVTCLYNRESNDCIEKLLEVADEYSKSCNA, encoded by the coding sequence ATGAACCTTTTTCAATTAGAATACTTTATTGTCCTGGCTGAAACCCTCAGTTACACAAAGGCTTCCCAGCAGCTTCACATCACCCAACCGACCCTTAGCAAGCTGATTCTCAACTTGGAGCACTCCATCGGTTCCCAGCTTTTCATACGAAACAAAAGGGAGGTAAAACTGACTCCTACCGGAAAGGTTTTTTACCATGAAATAAAAAGGACCCTCCACTCTTATGATTCTGCTGTAAAAAAAGTAAAAGACTTGGAAAATGGGACAACAGGAGTCATAAGCATCGGTCTTTTAGGCACTGCCCTTGTCCATCATTTCCCTAAGCTTATCAAGCGGTTCCATGAGCTTTACCCAACCATCAAGGTCAATCCCATGGACTACACCTACAATCACATTATGGAAACTTTAATAAGCGGACAGATCGATGTTGCCATCCTGCCGGATATCGAGATCGACTGCCCGCCTCATATTTTAAAAAAGACTGTTTTCACAGACCACATGTGCGTGGTATTTCCTGAAAGCCACAAATTTTCAGAGCTTAAATCCGTCTCTCTCACCATGATTAAGGACGAGCCATTTATCCATATGGATCCAAAGTTTTCCAGAACCGACCACAATTTAATCGACAACATTTATTCAAAAGAAGGCTTTTCTCCAAATACGGTCTACGAGGCTAACTCTCTTCTTAATATGATGCTCATGGTAGACTGCCAGATTGGCATCTCTCTTCTTGCCAGTCATATGAAGCAGTTTGCTAATGACACGGTGCGTTTTGTTCCTTTGACGGGATTTGAGGATTATTTTAAGGTGACATGCCTTTATAACAGAGAATCCAACGACTGTATTGAGAAATTACTGGAGGTGGCGGACGAATATTCCAAAAGCTGTAACGCTTGA
- a CDS encoding cyclase family protein — MSKKVFVDLTHPFSADIPRWPYFDKPVIDNKHSLAKGGVLTQYIGCTMHTGTHCDAPRHVMEKEFDGKRARYTHEMPVDAYTGDAVCLEIEIEAWGLITGKHLEDACRRANIKPEELEGMIVCLNTGMHRKFDDSKEYYHYSCGTGIEAGKWFVEHKVKCVAMDMQALDHPLHTAMGNNGMTRMNLLGASGRPITEEYIEKFGEEAYAEFDKELYIKLHGKEAYDKKFGELEEIGCWGTWEPCHKEMLGHGIVGVENLGGNLDKVSGKRFRFYCFPLRWYLGDGSMARCVAEIEEDDLNDVPERTYQYGGF; from the coding sequence ATGAGCAAGAAAGTATTTGTTGACTTAACCCACCCATTCAGTGCCGATATTCCCCGCTGGCCGTATTTTGATAAGCCAGTCATTGACAATAAACATTCCCTGGCAAAGGGCGGTGTTCTCACCCAGTACATAGGCTGTACCATGCATACCGGAACCCATTGCGACGCGCCAAGACACGTCATGGAAAAGGAATTTGACGGGAAGCGTGCCCGTTATACTCATGAGATGCCTGTTGACGCTTATACCGGAGACGCTGTCTGTCTGGAAATTGAGATTGAAGCCTGGGGGCTTATTACAGGTAAGCATTTGGAAGATGCATGCAGAAGAGCCAATATCAAACCAGAAGAACTGGAAGGCATGATTGTCTGCTTAAACACAGGAATGCACCGCAAGTTTGACGATTCCAAGGAGTATTACCATTATTCCTGCGGCACCGGTATTGAAGCCGGAAAATGGTTTGTGGAGCACAAGGTAAAATGTGTTGCCATGGATATGCAGGCCTTAGACCATCCCCTACACACCGCTATGGGCAACAACGGCATGACAAGAATGAATTTACTCGGCGCTTCCGGTAGACCCATCACCGAGGAATATATTGAGAAATTCGGTGAGGAGGCCTATGCGGAATTCGATAAGGAATTGTACATCAAGCTTCACGGCAAGGAGGCTTATGACAAGAAGTTCGGTGAACTGGAAGAGATCGGATGCTGGGGCACATGGGAGCCATGTCATAAGGAAATGCTGGGACACGGTATTGTGGGCGTGGAGAACTTAGGCGGCAATTTAGATAAAGTTTCCGGAAAACGGTTCCGTTTTTATTGCTTCCCTCTCCGCTGGTACTTAGGCGACGGTTCCATGGCCCGTTGTGTGGCAGAAATCGAAGAGGATGATTTAAATGATGTTCCTGAAAGAACCTATCAGTATGGAGGATTTTAA
- a CDS encoding SDR family NAD(P)-dependent oxidoreductase, whose protein sequence is MVSKEFMGDLFDVSGKVALVTGATGALGKAVSIGYGLAGMKVVVTGRKEETCKALCEELKAQGIECGYSTGDPAVEADVIKVVKDTITTFGEINVLVTAAGYNKPQPIIEQDLSTWKQIMDSDVQGTWLFCKYAGEQMIKQGKGGKVIMVSSARSKMGMANYTGYCTAKGGIDLMAQSLACEWTAKYHINVNTINPTVFRSDLTEWMFDPESAVYQNFLKRLPIGRLGEPEDFVGPCIFLASKASDFMTGANVATDGGYWAN, encoded by the coding sequence ATGGTAAGCAAGGAATTTATGGGGGATTTATTTGACGTTTCCGGTAAGGTTGCTCTTGTGACGGGAGCTACAGGAGCTTTGGGAAAAGCAGTCTCCATCGGTTACGGGCTGGCTGGAATGAAGGTCGTGGTCACGGGCCGCAAGGAGGAAACCTGCAAAGCGCTTTGTGAGGAGTTAAAGGCACAGGGCATTGAGTGCGGATACTCCACAGGGGATCCGGCAGTGGAAGCAGATGTAATTAAGGTGGTAAAGGATACCATCACCACATTTGGGGAAATCAACGTGCTGGTGACGGCAGCAGGATATAACAAGCCTCAGCCTATTATAGAACAGGATTTATCCACCTGGAAGCAGATTATGGATTCCGACGTTCAGGGAACCTGGCTCTTCTGCAAATATGCAGGCGAACAGATGATTAAGCAGGGCAAGGGAGGAAAGGTCATTATGGTTTCCTCTGCCCGCTCCAAGATGGGCATGGCAAATTATACAGGTTACTGCACCGCAAAGGGCGGCATTGACTTAATGGCTCAGTCTCTGGCCTGTGAGTGGACGGCGAAATATCACATCAATGTTAACACCATTAACCCTACGGTGTTCCGCTCTGACTTGACGGAGTGGATGTTTGATCCGGAAAGTGCTGTTTACCAGAATTTCTTAAAGCGGCTTCCCATCGGACGTCTGGGCGAGCCGGAAGATTTTGTGGGACCCTGCATTTTCCTGGCATCAAAGGCCAGTGATTTCATGACAGGGGCCAATGTGGCAACAGACGGCGGGTATTGGGCCAATTAA
- a CDS encoding 3-keto-5-aminohexanoate cleavage protein, translating to MGDLSNKVILTVATTGAWPTKEITPYVPIQPAEIAEEVYACWKAGASMAHIHVRDDEAKASMDYSKFEETVRLIRDKKDCDIVLNLTTSGGIGLDDEMRIRPFKELKPELASYDCGSMNWQNNCVFENSPAFLEKLGNTMQEAGVKPEIEIFDVGMIYNALYYLKKGVLKAPLHFQFVLGAAGGMPATVENLVYLKNLIPEGSTWSALGIGKGHLPILYTALALGGNIRVGMEDNIMYGRGELAKSNVEFVERAKRIIHEFGKEVATPEETRQILGV from the coding sequence ATGGGAGATTTGAGCAATAAGGTAATTCTGACCGTAGCCACTACAGGCGCCTGGCCCACAAAAGAAATCACTCCCTACGTGCCCATTCAGCCTGCAGAGATCGCTGAAGAGGTTTACGCCTGCTGGAAAGCCGGAGCCTCCATGGCCCATATCCACGTAAGGGATGACGAAGCGAAAGCTTCCATGGATTACAGTAAATTCGAAGAGACTGTCCGCCTCATCCGTGATAAGAAGGATTGCGACATTGTGTTAAATTTAACAACCTCCGGAGGAATCGGATTAGACGATGAGATGAGAATCAGGCCCTTTAAAGAATTAAAGCCTGAGCTGGCTTCCTATGACTGTGGCTCCATGAACTGGCAGAACAACTGCGTATTTGAGAACAGTCCTGCCTTTTTAGAAAAACTCGGCAACACCATGCAGGAAGCTGGTGTGAAGCCTGAAATTGAAATATTTGATGTCGGCATGATCTACAATGCCCTTTATTACTTAAAAAAAGGTGTCTTAAAAGCGCCTCTTCATTTTCAGTTCGTCTTAGGCGCGGCAGGAGGAATGCCTGCTACCGTAGAGAATCTGGTCTATTTAAAAAATCTCATTCCCGAGGGCTCCACCTGGAGTGCCCTTGGTATTGGGAAAGGCCATCTTCCTATTCTATACACAGCTCTGGCCCTTGGAGGAAATATCCGCGTGGGCATGGAAGATAACATCATGTACGGAAGGGGTGAGCTGGCAAAATCCAATGTGGAATTTGTGGAACGGGCAAAACGCATCATTCATGAATTCGGCAAAGAGGTAGCCACACCAGAGGAAACCAGACAGATTCTTGGGGTGTAG
- a CDS encoding cupin domain-containing protein, which translates to MIKRTMEELKTYNAPGHFGMTAMRIHGKEETGAEKFWMGLSTFLPGGGAEYAYEDNPLEKVYYVLEGEMTVTDKAGTKYVVHQNESISFRPNEGRYLVNESNRPASMLVIINYPE; encoded by the coding sequence ATGATAAAGAGAACCATGGAAGAATTAAAAACCTACAACGCCCCAGGCCACTTCGGTATGACGGCTATGAGGATTCATGGAAAAGAGGAGACAGGTGCGGAGAAGTTCTGGATGGGGCTTTCCACCTTTTTACCAGGTGGCGGTGCGGAATATGCCTATGAAGACAATCCCTTAGAGAAAGTCTATTACGTCCTGGAAGGAGAGATGACGGTGACGGACAAAGCCGGAACGAAGTATGTGGTTCATCAGAACGAAAGCATTTCCTTTAGGCCCAATGAGGGACGGTATTTAGTCAATGAATCCAACCGTCCGGCAAGTATGCTGGTCATCATCAATTATCCGGAATAG
- a CDS encoding TetR/AcrR family transcriptional regulator, whose amino-acid sequence MKEDLRVVKTRRNIKSEMMELLQKKPVEKITVTELASQAFINKGTFYHHYSDIYDLYHELVSDFIENTIGSLDYYEEFFTEPERFLQKFLCDFRVNDIKKTFPFYTEGTHSLFLPYYVTEVLLNRLMSVNYVENTIENRVKVQCCITAMTATKSHFDEAYNNIIVKVVSKMIRSTFE is encoded by the coding sequence ATGAAAGAAGATTTGAGAGTTGTTAAGACAAGAAGAAACATAAAAAGTGAAATGATGGAACTATTACAGAAAAAGCCTGTAGAAAAGATTACGGTTACTGAGCTTGCCTCCCAGGCTTTTATAAACAAAGGGACATTTTATCATCATTACTCCGATATTTATGATTTATATCACGAACTTGTGTCTGATTTTATTGAGAACACGATCGGTTCCCTTGATTATTATGAAGAGTTCTTTACAGAACCAGAACGTTTTCTTCAAAAATTTCTTTGTGATTTCAGGGTAAATGACATAAAGAAAACATTTCCCTTTTATACGGAGGGAACTCATAGTCTTTTTCTGCCATATTATGTAACGGAAGTACTTCTAAATAGGCTTATGTCTGTAAACTATGTGGAAAACACCATTGAAAATCGTGTAAAAGTGCAATGCTGTATTACTGCCATGACTGCAACAAAGTCTCATTTTGACGAGGCATATAATAACATTATTGTTAAGGTTGTTAGTAAGATGATTCGTTCAACATTTGAGTAA
- a CDS encoding CoA transferase subunit A, which produces MKQVSPQEAVASINDGAIIMIGGFMSNGTPEILIDALIEKDLKNLTIIANDGGTLDTGIGRLIKTGAVSRLIASHIGLNPLTGQLMNEGKMEVQLVPQGTLVEQIRAGGAGLGGVLTPTGLGTEIEEGKQVIEVDGKNFILEKPLKADFALIRASVADEKGNLFYRATTRNFNPMMATAAETVIAAAEEIVEVGSIQAESVATPGIFVDFLVGGEPYVD; this is translated from the coding sequence ATGAAACAAGTTTCGCCCCAGGAAGCGGTCGCTTCCATCAACGACGGAGCCATAATCATGATTGGAGGTTTCATGTCAAATGGAACCCCGGAGATTCTGATTGATGCGCTGATAGAGAAAGATTTAAAGAATTTAACAATTATTGCAAATGACGGAGGAACTCTTGACACAGGAATCGGCCGTCTCATTAAAACGGGAGCGGTCAGCCGTCTGATCGCCTCCCACATCGGCTTAAACCCGCTGACCGGACAACTGATGAACGAGGGGAAGATGGAGGTGCAGCTTGTGCCCCAGGGAACTCTCGTAGAACAGATTCGTGCGGGAGGAGCAGGCCTTGGAGGCGTACTGACCCCTACAGGACTGGGGACGGAGATTGAAGAAGGGAAGCAGGTGATTGAAGTGGATGGGAAGAACTTTATCCTTGAAAAGCCCCTAAAAGCTGATTTTGCTCTGATTCGTGCTTCGGTTGCCGATGAGAAAGGCAATTTATTTTACCGGGCTACCACCAGGAATTTCAATCCCATGATGGCAACAGCGGCAGAAACAGTCATTGCAGCTGCCGAAGAGATTGTGGAAGTAGGAAGCATTCAGGCAGAAAGCGTAGCCACACCTGGAATATTCGTGGACTTTCTTGTAGGAGGAGAACCTTATGTCGATTAA
- a CDS encoding 3-oxoacid CoA-transferase subunit B, translating to MSIKETIARRVAKELNDGDVVNLGIGLPTMVADYIPEGMTIHLQSENGILGMGPVPGADGYDSNIVNAGGKPVTVEHGASYFDSAFSFAIIRGGHVNVTVLGALQVDKQGSLASHIIPGKMVPGMGGAMDLVTGSKKVIIAMTHTAKDGSPKILNNITLPPTAVCKVHIIVTELAVIEVTKEGLLLMEVSVHTTPKEVAAKTEAPLIMAENIGRF from the coding sequence ATGTCGATTAAGGAAACCATAGCAAGACGTGTGGCAAAGGAGTTAAACGACGGAGATGTAGTGAATCTAGGAATTGGGCTTCCCACTATGGTTGCTGATTATATACCGGAGGGAATGACGATTCATCTCCAGTCTGAAAATGGAATACTGGGTATGGGACCTGTGCCTGGAGCCGACGGCTATGATTCCAATATCGTCAATGCAGGAGGAAAACCTGTGACCGTGGAACATGGAGCCAGCTATTTTGACAGCGCGTTTTCTTTTGCTATTATACGAGGGGGACACGTGAATGTAACCGTTTTGGGAGCGCTGCAGGTGGATAAGCAAGGAAGCCTTGCAAGCCATATCATACCTGGCAAGATGGTTCCAGGCATGGGGGGAGCCATGGATTTGGTTACAGGCTCTAAAAAAGTAATCATAGCCATGACCCACACAGCAAAGGACGGTTCTCCTAAGATATTAAATAACATCACACTGCCCCCCACCGCAGTTTGTAAGGTCCACATAATAGTGACAGAGCTTGCAGTCATTGAAGTGACAAAGGAAGGCCTTCTCCTTATGGAGGTTTCTGTACATACAACGCCAAAAGAGGTGGCCGCAAAGACAGAAGCACCTCTCATTATGGCAGAAAACATTGGGCGCTTCTAA
- a CDS encoding 3-hydroxyacyl-CoA dehydrogenase family protein: protein MIQTIAVIGAGTMGHAIAGCFALYGYHVSIYESFEEVRSTCKEKIRKQYEFLQEEGLMEPAKAEQSLANIETYDDLESAVKEADYIIEAIPERLDLKQQLFESLIKHAPADAIIASNTSSIGFSDLTANMAEKDKARTMVCHWYNPAHLIPLVELSFFGNMPESRYQEVEDLYRSIEKRPAKVKKDIPGLLANRIQQGIAREVFSLMAMGAADPKDIDTALKYGPAFRYATTGQLEVTDFGGLDIWCTVGDNLLAVMDRSAEASPLLRQKVMEGKLGFKTGEGFFTYPEEEKQELQNQFHKRLIRQLKASKNYD, encoded by the coding sequence ATGATTCAAACGATTGCCGTCATAGGAGCCGGTACCATGGGGCATGCCATTGCGGGATGCTTTGCCTTATATGGATATCATGTTTCCATATACGAAAGCTTTGAAGAGGTACGAAGTACCTGCAAGGAAAAAATCAGAAAACAGTATGAATTTCTCCAGGAGGAAGGGCTGATGGAGCCAGCCAAAGCAGAACAATCTTTGGCTAACATAGAGACCTATGATGATCTTGAGTCCGCCGTAAAGGAGGCAGATTATATTATTGAAGCCATTCCGGAAAGACTGGATTTAAAGCAGCAGCTTTTTGAGAGCCTTATTAAGCATGCACCCGCTGACGCGATCATCGCCAGTAACACATCAAGCATAGGGTTTTCAGATTTAACTGCCAATATGGCTGAGAAGGATAAAGCCAGGACCATGGTATGCCACTGGTATAACCCGGCTCATTTAATTCCTTTGGTGGAGCTGTCATTTTTCGGAAATATGCCGGAAAGCCGCTATCAGGAGGTGGAGGACCTTTACCGCTCCATTGAGAAACGTCCGGCAAAGGTAAAAAAGGACATTCCTGGACTTTTAGCCAACCGGATACAGCAGGGAATTGCAAGAGAGGTATTTTCTCTCATGGCTATGGGAGCAGCTGATCCAAAGGATATAGACACCGCTTTAAAATACGGACCGGCTTTTCGATATGCCACCACAGGACAGCTTGAGGTGACGGATTTCGGCGGGCTGGATATCTGGTGCACAGTTGGAGATAACCTCTTAGCTGTTATGGACCGGTCGGCAGAGGCAAGTCCACTGCTTCGGCAAAAGGTTATGGAAGGGAAGCTGGGCTTTAAGACGGGAGAGGGGTTCTTTACCTATCCGGAGGAGGAAAAGCAGGAGCTTCAGAACCAGTTTCATAAGCGTCTGATCAGACAGCTTAAGGCCAGTAAGAATTACGATTAA
- a CDS encoding PucR family transcriptional regulator: protein MACLETIIRNIQDTFQIHVHGPVFSDQRIESVYYLLPPHDDQLPLDPHTLYIGNYKDFPPPIPDGCILLLNCCGECKDLSRLYINEDLDSFAVLNCIQQELYASRKADLKIDEVFQVLQAGYGYQSMLDTARSYLNNPITLCTTSFSVLASSPKERFDDKFDVYEKKFYLKNEFIRNMKEKEVLQHLFTSSSPMVVEIDDSPGIAYLFCSIHIRRAAVGYLCISSLYRPFEAADSAFVMNLSKLISLEMQKAECYAEKTGLKYECFLTDLIEQNLHSETIAVRHLVQLGEPFYQYFWVLGFTFHGFSNHQLNPNYYIDQLSGIFKHSMAFFYKGTVILLHTSSYKDPYQSIDKHKLTHFLQLNQINAAISYRFEKILDTWRYYNQVIFMLKNKKCVRKERCLNYEDNYLNHLLEAAQNDINAETIIHPDLLFLQKYDQENNTEYIKTLKAYFLNNRNALNTSNYLHIHKSTFFYRIGKIADLTSFDPANAQILFSYEFSFRVMDF, encoded by the coding sequence ATGGCTTGTTTAGAAACTATTATAAGAAATATTCAAGATACCTTTCAGATTCATGTTCATGGACCCGTTTTTTCCGACCAGCGGATAGAGAGTGTTTATTACCTGCTGCCTCCTCATGACGACCAGTTACCCCTTGACCCCCATACCCTTTACATAGGAAATTATAAGGATTTTCCTCCTCCCATTCCAGACGGTTGCATTCTATTACTCAACTGCTGTGGGGAGTGTAAAGACTTAAGCCGATTATACATCAACGAAGACCTGGACTCGTTTGCGGTCCTAAACTGCATACAACAGGAATTATATGCCAGCCGCAAAGCAGATTTAAAAATTGATGAAGTTTTTCAAGTATTGCAGGCAGGATATGGTTACCAGAGTATGCTTGACACGGCAAGGTCCTATCTGAATAACCCCATAACCTTATGTACCACAAGCTTTTCCGTCCTTGCCTCCAGCCCGAAAGAACGTTTTGATGATAAATTTGATGTTTATGAAAAGAAATTCTATCTAAAAAATGAGTTTATTCGGAATATGAAAGAAAAAGAGGTTCTTCAGCATTTATTCACCTCTTCCTCTCCCATGGTTGTGGAAATTGATGATTCTCCCGGAATCGCTTACCTTTTTTGCAGCATCCATATCAGACGTGCCGCTGTCGGATACTTATGTATAAGCTCCCTTTACCGCCCCTTTGAAGCTGCGGACAGTGCCTTTGTTATGAATTTATCAAAGCTGATATCCTTAGAAATGCAAAAGGCTGAGTGTTATGCAGAAAAAACAGGTTTGAAATATGAGTGTTTCTTAACCGACTTAATAGAGCAGAATCTGCACAGTGAGACCATTGCAGTTCGGCACTTAGTACAACTGGGGGAACCTTTTTACCAGTACTTCTGGGTGCTGGGATTCACCTTTCATGGTTTTTCCAACCACCAGTTGAACCCCAATTACTATATAGACCAGCTATCAGGAATTTTTAAACACAGCATGGCTTTCTTTTACAAAGGGACTGTAATTCTTTTGCACACCAGTAGCTACAAAGACCCCTATCAGTCAATTGACAAACATAAGCTGACTCATTTTCTACAACTGAACCAGATTAATGCTGCAATCAGTTATCGGTTCGAAAAAATTCTGGACACCTGGCGTTATTATAACCAGGTCATATTCATGTTGAAGAATAAAAAATGTGTGAGGAAGGAGCGCTGTCTCAATTACGAAGACAACTATTTGAACCATCTTCTGGAGGCCGCTCAAAATGACATCAATGCTGAGACCATCATTCACCCGGATCTTTTGTTTCTGCAAAAATATGACCAGGAAAATAATACAGAATATATAAAAACGTTAAAGGCTTATTTTTTAAATAACCGCAATGCCTTAAATACTTCCAATTACCTTCATATACATAAAAGCACCTTTTTTTACCGCATCGGTAAAATTGCAGACTTGACGTCATTCGATCCCGCCAATGCACAGATTCTTTTTTCCTATGAATTTTCCTTTCGGGTCATGGATTTTTAG
- a CDS encoding acetyl-CoA C-acetyltransferase produces the protein MREVVIVSAARTAIGSFGGSLLAIPAVELGAIAVKGAMERGQIKPEQIDEVIVGNVLSAGLGQNVARQISLKAGIPVGIPAMGISKVCGSGLRAITLAAQIIKAGDADIILAGGAESMSNAPYVLRNHRLGHKMGNETLVDTMIQDGLWDAFNDYHMGVTAENIAKRYNITRQEQDAFSAESQQRAQKAIEAGRFKKEIVPVSIPVKKGEPKIFDTDEFPRFGTTEETLLKLRPSFLKEGTVTAGNASGLNDGAAMVILCSKEKAEELGLPVMARITGYGSAGVEPEVMGLGVVPAATLAMKQAGITSSELDLAEANEAFAAQAIAVCRGLGLDPAKTNVNGGAIALGHPIGASGARILTTLLYEMEKRNAKKGLATLCIGGGMGTAIVVER, from the coding sequence ATGAGAGAAGTAGTTATCGTAAGTGCTGCCAGGACAGCCATCGGCAGCTTTGGCGGCAGTCTTTTAGCCATCCCGGCGGTGGAATTAGGAGCTATAGCAGTAAAGGGTGCAATGGAACGGGGCCAAATAAAACCGGAACAAATAGATGAGGTCATTGTAGGAAATGTATTAAGTGCAGGCCTGGGGCAAAACGTGGCACGTCAGATATCCTTAAAGGCAGGAATTCCAGTGGGGATTCCTGCCATGGGAATCAGCAAGGTCTGTGGGTCAGGCTTAAGAGCAATCACCCTGGCCGCCCAGATTATTAAAGCTGGAGATGCAGACATCATCCTGGCAGGCGGAGCCGAGAGCATGTCAAATGCTCCCTATGTCTTAAGGAATCACCGGTTGGGGCACAAGATGGGGAATGAAACTTTAGTGGATACCATGATTCAGGACGGACTTTGGGATGCATTTAACGATTATCATATGGGCGTCACAGCAGAAAATATTGCTAAGAGGTACAATATCACCAGACAGGAGCAGGACGCGTTTTCCGCAGAAAGCCAGCAAAGGGCTCAAAAAGCCATAGAAGCAGGCCGCTTTAAAAAAGAAATTGTTCCGGTTTCCATCCCAGTAAAAAAAGGTGAGCCAAAGATTTTTGATACCGACGAATTTCCCAGGTTTGGAACTACAGAAGAAACCCTTTTAAAGCTTCGGCCATCGTTTTTAAAAGAAGGTACCGTTACCGCGGGCAACGCATCCGGCTTAAATGATGGGGCAGCCATGGTGATTCTTTGCTCCAAAGAAAAGGCTGAGGAATTAGGGTTACCGGTTATGGCACGGATTACGGGCTATGGCTCCGCAGGCGTGGAGCCGGAAGTTATGGGACTTGGCGTTGTGCCGGCTGCAACACTTGCCATGAAACAGGCCGGTATCACCTCGAGTGAGCTTGATTTGGCAGAAGCAAACGAAGCATTTGCAGCCCAGGCCATAGCGGTGTGCCGTGGCTTAGGACTTGACCCGGCAAAGACGAACGTAAATGGCGGCGCCATCGCCTTGGGCCACCCAATCGGTGCATCCGGAGCAAGAATCCTGACCACCCTCCTTTATGAGATGGAAAAGCGAAATGCAAAAAAGGGTCTTGCTACCTTATGCATTGGCGGCGGCATGGGAACAGCAATCGTAGTGGAACGATAG
- a CDS encoding DAPG hydrolase family protein — protein sequence MGKKVGVSQEEKNLSYYKFFERPMAEIPEEKLALLEGQGDRKPGVPFEKRNLYLAGDDEAYCQSGYGVHEDGTGYVCNTTYMPGVTGEMLDWWFPWHSVGSDLRYKIWDPEDHCFARADRPDYVCDPLVPMREKTWGVNHYIMEDIGPGFEFLKLCFKSPADFGYDSAIVGSKACESLVCAIGEGSCAAAMTHKWYPCEGGVMFCSRFWIGFKMEQGVMKKALPEGVKVPEIVTKSLFAHNIKEFSNLAAILPEVYAQNKDSF from the coding sequence ATGGGGAAAAAAGTGGGCGTAAGCCAGGAAGAAAAGAACTTATCCTATTACAAATTTTTTGAACGACCTATGGCAGAGATTCCAGAGGAAAAACTGGCTCTGTTAGAAGGTCAGGGGGACAGGAAACCAGGAGTTCCATTTGAAAAAAGAAACCTCTATCTTGCCGGGGATGATGAAGCATACTGCCAGAGCGGCTATGGTGTCCATGAAGATGGTACTGGCTACGTATGCAATACCACCTACATGCCCGGAGTCACAGGAGAGATGCTGGATTGGTGGTTCCCGTGGCATAGTGTAGGTTCTGATCTCCGTTATAAAATCTGGGACCCTGAGGATCATTGTTTTGCCAGAGCTGACCGCCCGGATTACGTCTGTGACCCGTTGGTCCCAATGAGGGAGAAGACATGGGGGGTCAACCACTACATAATGGAAGACATAGGCCCTGGTTTTGAATTCCTTAAGCTGTGCTTTAAAAGTCCGGCTGACTTTGGTTATGATTCCGCCATCGTCGGAAGTAAAGCCTGTGAGTCCCTGGTCTGTGCCATCGGAGAGGGCTCCTGTGCCGCTGCCATGACTCATAAATGGTACCCCTGTGAGGGAGGGGTGATGTTCTGCTCCCGCTTCTGGATCGGCTTTAAAATGGAACAGGGAGTCATGAAAAAAGCCCTGCCTGAAGGCGTAAAGGTCCCGGAAATCGTTACAAAAAGTCTTTTTGCCCACAACATTAAGGAATTTTCCAATCTGGCAGCCATTTTGCCGGAAGTGTACGCTCAGAACAAAGATAGTTTCTAA